In the Oceanivirga salmonicida genome, ATTTTAAAACTCCTTTTCTATTTGTTCTCTTAATTTTTCAATACTATTTGAACTATCTATTATTATATCAGATTTTTCTTTTTTTATCTCAATATCAAATTGAGAATTTAAAATATTTTCTGCTTCTTTTATTGTTTTTTTATCTCTTTTTAAAATTCTTTCTAACTGTAACTGTCTAGGTGCATAGGCTAAAATTATTTTATCAAAATATTTTTCAAGATTTAATTCAAATAATAAAGGTACTTCAATAACTAAAATATCATCTTTATTATTTTTTATTATATTTATCATTTGATTAATAATTTTTTTGTGCATAATATTATTTAATATTTCAAGTTTATCTTTGTCAAAAAATACAATACTTGATAATTTTTTTCTATCAATTTTATTATCAGTAGTCAAAATATTTTTACTAATTTTTTTTAATATTTCATTTTTAATTTCTTTATTTTCTAATAATTCATGTGAAATATTATCTAAATCCACTACTTTAATATTTCTTTTTTTCAATTCATTTAATATAGTTGACTTCCCAGTTGCTATACCACCTGTTAATCCATATATCATTTCCATCTCCTAAAAAAAAAGCATTTCGCTTTTTTTAAAAATTACAGTCTTTTGTATGTTCGTGATGTAATTCATCGCATTTAACCATTTCTTCTAAATAATGTAGAACAAGATCTTTTGAATTAATTCCTACTGTCATCAAAAAATAGTTTGCTTCCCAAAGGGCTGAACCATTTAACATTATTCTTATTTTTTCATAATTATTTTTAATTTTTCTACTACTTGCACTTTTAAATGCATTTATAAACTTATATAGATTACTTGTTGGGTATGCTTCAAATTTAAAATGCATATGATCTTTACCAAAATGTACATCTTTAAAAATAATTTGATAATTTTCTGAAATATTTTTAAATGTTTCTGTTGCAAATTTTACAATTTCTTCTTCAAAAATAGGTGTTTTGTTTTTACTTACTAAGACTAATTCATAGTGAAGTGAAAAACTTGAATGATTGTGTTCTTTAATCAAAACTTCCTCCTAATATTGCAGTATAGAATATACCTTATGATTTTCTCCTATAACTTCTCTACCTTTTAAATCAACTAATTCTATTAAAAAGGCCAATTCATATACATTAGCTCCAGCTTTTTCAACTAAATTAACCATTGCCTTTGCAGTACCACCTGTTGCTAATAAATCATCAATTATTAATACTTTACTATTTTTTCCCAAAGCATCTTTATGAATTTCTAATACATTTTTACCATATTCTAATGAATATTCCTCTTTTAAAGTTTCAGCTGGTAATTTACCTATCTTTCTTGCTGGAACAAATCCTGCACCTATATTATAGGCTAATGCAGCACCAAATATAAAGCCACGAGCATCTGCACCTAAAACATAGTCTATTCCTTTATCTTTATATCTATTTGTGAAATCTGATATGATTAATTCTAAACCTTTTTTATCTTTTAATATAGTTGTTATATCTCTAAATAAAATTCCTTCACTTGGAAAATCAGGTATTGTTCTCATTAAATTTTTTAATATTTTAGTGTTTTCACTATTCATTTGCATTACCTCCTAAATTTAAAAGAATTATTTTTACTTTTTTTATTCTTTTATTTTCTGATTCTAAAACTCTTATTATATATTTTTTTTCGTTTATTTGATCATTTACTTTTGCAACCTTACCTAAATTATATTGAACATACCCTGATATAGTATCATATTCTTCAGAAACTGGTAGCATAATATCTATCTCATCATTTATTTCTTCTACAAGGGTTTCTCCTTGTATTTCAAATATATTATCTGCTATTTTTTTTATCTTATCTTCTTCTATATCGTATTCATCTCTAATTTCACCAACAATTTCTTCTAAAATATCTTCTATTGAAACTAAACCTGCTGTACCCCCATATTCATCAATAATTATAGCAATATGTTTTTGATTAGTTTTAAATTCCTCAAGTAATTTATAAATCATTTTAGTTTCAGGCACATAAAATGCTTTTTTCACATAGTTTGATATTTTTTCATTAGTATCAGCATTTAATATATCTTTTATATATAATATTCCTTTAATATTATCTATATTTTCCTCATATATAGGTATTCTAGAAAATCCTTGTGCAATAATTTCATCAAGTACATCTATTAATTTTTCGTTCATTTCTAATGCAAATATTGATGTTCTAGGTGTCATTATTTCTTTTACAGTGGTATCAATAAATTCAACCATATCATTTTTCATATTTTTAATATCTTCTTCATTAGAAGATTCATTAATTTCCATTAATTTCTTATTCATATTATGTATTTTTATGTATAAAAGTATAATTAGTATGATTAAAATAGCAATAATTATGAGGTAGTAATTCTCTTTCATTTTTTTATTTCTCCTTTTTTAATCGTACAATATATAGTACGACATTTCAAATAATTTTTCAATTATTATTTTTCTTCAAAAATTCATAAACCCTATCAACAGTATCTCTTGAAGTTCTAAATTGTACTATTATTTGGAAATCATGAAATAATCCAGAGATACTAACCATTTCTACTACTTTTAATTTATTAGCTAATATTAATGAATCATCATATAACACTTCTTCTTTTCCAACTTCTATGTATACTGGTGGAAAACCTGAGAAATCTCCATTTAACGGTGAAATATAAGGATGGGCTTTATCTTTTACATTTTTATAATAATCATTGTCTACTAATAATTTTTCAAATTCATAATTTTCGTCATATGGATTTCCAATAAGTATATCTTTTCCTTTATTTCTTATTCTACTATCTACACTAAATGTTATGTCTAAAAATGGCGAGTAAAGTATTATAGCATCTACTAATTCTTTTTTTTCATCTTTTCTTTTAAGTAATGTTGATAATACTAAATTTCCACCTGCCGAATCTCCTAACATTACTATATTTTTATATTTTGTTTTCAAATATTCTAAACCATTTTCTACATCAATGTTAGCTTCAGGATAAATACTTTTTGGTATTAATCCATAATTTACAAAAACTATATCATATTCATCGTTTACGTCTAACATATATGTAGCCATAGTTCTATATACATTAGATAATGGATAATAATATGCTCCACCATGTACCCAATATATTACCTTATCATTATTTTTATGTTTGGGTTTAAACACTTCAAATTTAGTATTTTTATATTCAAATGTCGAATATTCTGTTCTGCTATTACCTTTATACACTTCTTCATTATTAGCAATTTTACGTCCAATTTTTAGGACATTAATTTTAGGTATTATGTTAGTTTTATTTATAAAATTAATTCCTATTTTAGCCTCATTTTCTAAATTTATCATAGTACATGAAGTTGTACTTATAACTAGTAATGTAATGCTAATCAATATTTTTTTCATTTATATTCCTTTCAAATCCCTCAATTATATTTTCCATTAAACATGCTACTGTAACTGGACCTACTCCTCCCGGAACTGGTGTTATATATTTTACATTTTGATTGTCTATAAGTTTATCAAAAGCAATATCACCACATAATTTACCATTATTATCTCTATTAATTCCTACGTCTATTAGAGTAACTCCATTTTTAAATTTGTGTGTTTCATTTATTAAATTTTTATAACCAGCAGCAGCAATTATTATATCTGCATTTTTTATTTTGTCATCTATATTCTTAGTTTGCCTATGACATGTTTGCACAGTAGCAGACATATTAGTTAGCATCATTGATAATGGTTTTCCTACTATATTACTTCTGCCTATTATAACTACATCAGATCCTGCAATAGGTATATTATGTGTGTTAAGTATTTTTACAACAGCATTAGCAGTTGCTGGCTTTAAACCATCTTTACCTAATAACAATTTTCCTATATTATTTGGTGTAAAACCATCGACATCTTTTTCATCATCTATATATGAACAAATTTTAATTTGATCCATATGAGCTGGTAAAGGAAGTTGTACTAATATTCCATCTACTGTTTTATCATTATTAAATTTTTTTATTAAATCTATCAAATCATTTTCAGAAATATTTTCATCTAAAACTATTGTTTTTGGTTTTATACCTATTTTTTCACATGATTTTTCTTTATTTTTCACATATATTCTAGAAGCATAATTGTCTCCAACCATTATAACAACTAGCATTGCATCTCTTCCACTTTTTTTCACTAATTCATCATATTTGATTTTTAAATTTTCAATACAATCTTGTGCTATTTTTTTACCATCTATTTTCATTTCTTCTCCAATATTCTTTAATTACAATGTATTAAATTTATATACATATGCTACAAAATCAGCAAATTCTTTTTTAGAATAAATTTTATAACCCAAGTCATTAATGTTAGGTAAATATAAAGGATTTTCAGCACTTTTCACTTCAACATTATCGTTTAATACTGATAAATAAATCTCATCAAATATATAGTTTTTAAGGAAATATTTATATATAGAATATCCCCCACATACAAATATATTTTTATTTTTTAAAGATAACTTCTCAATTAAATCAGTAATATCTATACCGTCTTCCAAAATATAAACTTCTCTATCTTTTTTTATTAGGTTTAACGGAACATACTTTGCTGTATTAGAGCCAAATAAAACAATATTATTAGTTGTTAATGACTTAAAATACAAAAGTTCTTCTCTTACATTCCATAATAATCCATTTCCGTTTGGTTTTAAATCCCCTATCAAATTATCTTTTGTAACACAAACTACCATTTTTAATTTTTTATAATATTTTTTATCTATCATTAGATTGCTACCTCATATTTTATTTTTTCACCATATTCATAATTAATTATTTCAATATCTTCTGGTTTAAATTCAAAAATATTTGTAAAATTATTAATTTTAATTTTTGCTGGCGAATATGTATTACGATTAACTTGTTCTAATAATTTTTCATAATGTCTATCATATATATGTAAATTATGAATATTATATATAATATCTGCTGGTTCTAAATTGCATTCTAATGCTACTAGTTTATGTAAAATTGAATATTGAAATACATTGGCTACTAATCCAAGAGCAATATCACAACTTCTCTGTCTTACTTCAAGATATAACTTATTATTTATAATAGACCACTGAGTCAAATGTACACATGGAGTTAAAGCCATATCTTCTAAATCATTAGGAATCCATATCTCAGTCATTATTCTTCTACTATTAGGATTATTTTTTAATTCTCCTATAATATAGTCAAGTTGTGATTTGTATGAAAAAGTTTTTTTGGCAATTTGATAACCGTATGCTTTACCAATAGTACCATCATTTAATTTCCATTCATTCCAAAATTTACATCCTAATTTGTTTAATACATCTACATCATTGGATTGCATAATCCATATCCAGTATAATTCCCTTATTGGTGATTTACTTGGAGCAAATCGTGTAGTTATTAAATGTGCTTCATCAGTAGAATTATCTAACCTAAATTGATAACCTATATAACTTTTATAATGAGCAGGAGTTCCATCAGCGTATTTAGTTCTAACAAAACCGCTTGACCATACTCCTTTTTTTGCTACTATTTCTACAATTTCTTTATATATCAAGTCAAATTTTGATATCATATTATTTCACTCCATTATTTATTCATCTATTTATTTTCGTATTTTAATTTATTATATTTTCTCCAAAAATTAAGTTCTTGTAATTTTAATGAAAAATCAACTTCTACTGATGCAACATAGTCAGGTTTAACTATTTTATAACTAGTTAAATTTAAAATTGCTTTTATTCCAAATTTCATAAGTGTATCTGCTATTTTTTGAGCAACTTCTTTATTTACTGCTAATATTGCTTTCTCAATTTTTTCTTCTTTTAAAAATTGTTCCAATTTTTTGATATTTAATACTTCAATATTTAAATTAGGTATTTTAGTCCCAATTTTTTTAGGATCTTTATCAAATACTCCTACAATCTTAAAGCCTTTACCTAATACATCAGCATTGGCAGCCAACATAGAACCCATATTCCCGTAACCTATTATTACAAGTTTACTTTCTTCATCAATTACTAGAATATGTTCAATTATTTTTATTAACTTTTCTATATTATACCCTTTAGAACGTACACCAAATTCTCCAAAAGTAGACAAATCTTTTCTAACTTGTGATGAAGTGGTATTCATCTTATTTGCTAATTCTACTGAATTAACATTATCTTTTTCTTTTCTTATTTCATTTAAAATTCTTAGATATTTCGTTAATCTTGTAACCATTTTATCTGATATATCTTTTGAACTATATTTTATATCATTAATCATTTAAATCATCTCCAACACATATTTTTCTTCCATTTA is a window encoding:
- the coaE gene encoding dephospho-CoA kinase (Dephospho-CoA kinase (CoaE) performs the final step in coenzyme A biosynthesis.), with amino-acid sequence MIYGLTGGIATGKSTILNELKKRNIKVVDLDNISHELLENKEIKNEILKKISKNILTTDNKIDRKKLSSIVFFDKDKLEILNNIMHKKIINQMINIIKNNKDDILVIEVPLLFELNLEKYFDKIILAYAPRQLQLERILKRDKKTIKEAENILNSQFDIEIKKEKSDIIIDSSNSIEKLREQIEKEF
- the tnpA gene encoding IS200/IS605 family transposase yields the protein MIKEHNHSSFSLHYELVLVSKNKTPIFEEEIVKFATETFKNISENYQIIFKDVHFGKDHMHFKFEAYPTSNLYKFINAFKSASSRKIKNNYEKIRIMLNGSALWEANYFLMTVGINSKDLVLHYLEEMVKCDELHHEHTKDCNF
- a CDS encoding adenine phosphoribosyltransferase, with translation MNSENTKILKNLMRTIPDFPSEGILFRDITTILKDKKGLELIISDFTNRYKDKGIDYVLGADARGFIFGAALAYNIGAGFVPARKIGKLPAETLKEEYSLEYGKNVLEIHKDALGKNSKVLIIDDLLATGGTAKAMVNLVEKAGANVYELAFLIELVDLKGREVIGENHKVYSILQY
- a CDS encoding hemolysin family protein, producing the protein MNKKLMEINESSNEEDIKNMKNDMVEFIDTTVKEIMTPRTSIFALEMNEKLIDVLDEIIAQGFSRIPIYEENIDNIKGILYIKDILNADTNEKISNYVKKAFYVPETKMIYKLLEEFKTNQKHIAIIIDEYGGTAGLVSIEDILEEIVGEIRDEYDIEEDKIKKIADNIFEIQGETLVEEINDEIDIMLPVSEEYDTISGYVQYNLGKVAKVNDQINEKKYIIRVLESENKRIKKVKIILLNLGGNANE
- a CDS encoding alpha/beta hydrolase; amino-acid sequence: MKKILISITLLVISTTSCTMINLENEAKIGINFINKTNIIPKINVLKIGRKIANNEEVYKGNSRTEYSTFEYKNTKFEVFKPKHKNNDKVIYWVHGGAYYYPLSNVYRTMATYMLDVNDEYDIVFVNYGLIPKSIYPEANIDVENGLEYLKTKYKNIVMLGDSAGGNLVLSTLLKRKDEKKELVDAIILYSPFLDITFSVDSRIRNKGKDILIGNPYDENYEFEKLLVDNDYYKNVKDKAHPYISPLNGDFSGFPPVYIEVGKEEVLYDDSLILANKLKVVEMVSISGLFHDFQIIVQFRTSRDTVDRVYEFLKKNNN
- a CDS encoding bifunctional 5,10-methylenetetrahydrofolate dehydrogenase/5,10-methenyltetrahydrofolate cyclohydrolase, which encodes MKIDGKKIAQDCIENLKIKYDELVKKSGRDAMLVVIMVGDNYASRIYVKNKEKSCEKIGIKPKTIVLDENISENDLIDLIKKFNNDKTVDGILVQLPLPAHMDQIKICSYIDDEKDVDGFTPNNIGKLLLGKDGLKPATANAVVKILNTHNIPIAGSDVVIIGRSNIVGKPLSMMLTNMSATVQTCHRQTKNIDDKIKNADIIIAAAGYKNLINETHKFKNGVTLIDVGINRDNNGKLCGDIAFDKLIDNQNVKYITPVPGGVGPVTVACLMENIIEGFERNINEKNID
- a CDS encoding dihydrofolate reductase, with translation MDKKYYKKLKMVVCVTKDNLIGDLKPNGNGLLWNVREELLYFKSLTTNNIVLFGSNTAKYVPLNLIKKDREVYILEDGIDITDLIEKLSLKNKNIFVCGGYSIYKYFLKNYIFDEIYLSVLNDNVEVKSAENPLYLPNINDLGYKIYSKKEFADFVAYVYKFNTL
- the thyA gene encoding thymidylate synthase, which translates into the protein MISKFDLIYKEIVEIVAKKGVWSSGFVRTKYADGTPAHYKSYIGYQFRLDNSTDEAHLITTRFAPSKSPIRELYWIWIMQSNDVDVLNKLGCKFWNEWKLNDGTIGKAYGYQIAKKTFSYKSQLDYIIGELKNNPNSRRIMTEIWIPNDLEDMALTPCVHLTQWSIINNKLYLEVRQRSCDIALGLVANVFQYSILHKLVALECNLEPADIIYNIHNLHIYDRHYEKLLEQVNRNTYSPAKIKINNFTNIFEFKPEDIEIINYEYGEKIKYEVAI
- a CDS encoding redox-sensing transcriptional repressor Rex, giving the protein MINDIKYSSKDISDKMVTRLTKYLRILNEIRKEKDNVNSVELANKMNTTSSQVRKDLSTFGEFGVRSKGYNIEKLIKIIEHILVIDEESKLVIIGYGNMGSMLAANADVLGKGFKIVGVFDKDPKKIGTKIPNLNIEVLNIKKLEQFLKEEKIEKAILAVNKEVAQKIADTLMKFGIKAILNLTSYKIVKPDYVASVEVDFSLKLQELNFWRKYNKLKYENK